The Chryseobacterium oranimense genome contains the following window.
GAAGCTGTAAAAATTAAAAGAATCAGTATCGGTTCTGAAAATTAAAAAGAAAAATAAATCTAATATTAAAAATCTGACATCTAATGTCTAATAACAAAAGAATTTTCGTAGAAAAAAGAGGAATTTTCGATGTTGAAAGTCCAAAAATTTTTGATGAAGTAAAAGCAGTGATCCCATTAATCCAAAACGTAAAAGTATATAACGTTTACGATATTTTCGGGTTAAATAATGGAGAATTCGAAAAAGTGGTTAACAGCACTTTCGTGGACCCTGTTACTGATATTTTACACACAGAAAATCCGGCGGAAGGAATCTTTTTCGCCATGGAATTTTTACCGGGACAATACGATCAGCGTGCAGATTCTGCCCAGCAGTGTATCGCATTACTGACTGAAAATGAAAAGTCAAAAGTAAGAAGTGGTAAATTGATCGAATTTGAAGGCGTTTCAGAATCTGATTTGGCAAAAATTAAAGACCTTTTGATCAATAAAGTAGAATCTCAGGAAAAAGACCTTTCCATTTTAGACATTCCGGCAGACGAAATACCGTCAAAAGTTTTAGTTCATGATCATTTCATCAATTTTGATGATGCTGATCTTGAAAGCTTTTATAACAGTCATGGATTTGCCCTGGGACTGGATGATCTTAAATTCATTCAGGAATATTTTAAATCTGAACAGAGAAATCCTACCGAAACCGAACTGAAAGTTTTAGATACCTACTGGAGTGATCACTGCCGTCACACCACCTTTGAAACACAGTTGTCAGATATTCAGTTTGAAGGAGATTTTAAACATACATTGGAAACTATTTTCAATGACTATATCGAAAAAAGAAAATTCTTAGGTCGCGAACTGAAACCTATTTCCTTAATGGATCTGGCAACAGTATGCGGAAGATATTTCCATAAAACAGGTAATCTGGAAAACCTTGTTGTTTCAGACGAAATCAACGCCTGTACTATTCAGATCGAAGCTGAATACGACGGGAAAAAAGAACCGTGGTATTTATTATTCAAAAATGAAACCCACAACCACCCGACGGAAATAGAACCTTTCGGAGGCGCTTCCACATGTTTGGGAGGGGCTATCAGAGATCCTTTATCCGGAAGATCTTTCGTTTTTCAGGCGATGAGATTAACGGGTGCTGCTGATGTGTTGGAATCTGTTGACAAAACTCTGCCGGGGAAATTACCTCAGAAAACCATTACAAAACAGGCGGCAAACGGATATTCTTCTTATGGGAACCAAATCGGTTTGGCAACTACAATGGTTTCTGAAATCTACGATGAAGGTTACAAAGCCAAAAGAATGGAAGTAGGTTTTGTTACCGGAGCTGTACCTGTTGATTGGGTAAGACGTGAAAAGCCTGAAAATGGCGATTCTATCATCATTTTAGGTGGTGCAACAGGCCGTGACGGGGTAGGAGGAGCAAGCGGAAGTTCAAAAGAGCAGGACGAAACCTCAATCCACACCATGAGCTCTGAAGTTCAGAAAGGAAATGCCGTAGAAGAACGTAAAATCCAGAGATTGTTCAGGAATCCTGAAGTAACGAGACTGATAAAAAAATCTAATGACTTCGGTGCAGGAGGTGTTTCTGTCGCAATCGGTGAAATTGCAGATTCCTTAGAAGTAAACCTTGATGTTTTACCATTAAAATACGAAGGATTAAACGGAACAGAGCTTGCCATTTCAGAATCTCAGGAAAGAATGGCCGTGGTGGTTGATCCAAAAGACAAAGAAAAATTCATCAAATTCTGTGAAGATGAAAACATTGTAGCTGTAGAAGTGGCAAAAGTGACAGATTCAGGCAGAATGCAGATGTTCTGGAAAGGCGATAAAATTGTTGATCTTTCAAGAGCGTTTCTAGATACGAACGGTTGTTCAAAAAGTCAGGAGGTTAAAATTACTCACCTTAATGAAGTAAAAGAAGAAACTCCTGCATTCAACGAAGAGAACTTCCTGAAAATTTTAGGAGATAAAAACGTAGCTTCTCAAAAAGGATTGCTTGAAATGTTCGATTCATCGATCGGTGCAACTACGGTTGCAATGCCTTTAGGTGGGAAATATCAGCAGACTTTGATGGAAGGAAGTGTTCAGACATTGCCAATCATCGGGGCAAAGGATATTGAAACTGTTTCTTTAGCGAGTTGGGGATTTGATGCAGAGATTTCTAAGCAGAACTCTTTGTTGGGAGCTTCTTACGCCGTTGTGGAAAGTGTGGCAAAAATCGTTGCAATGGGTGGCGATTACAAAAATATCAGATTCAGTTTCCAGGAATATTTTGAGAAATTAGGTCAGAATCCTGAGAAATGGGGAAAACCTTTGGCTTCTTTATTGGGAGCTTATGATGCTCAGATTAACTTTGGATTAGCTGCAATCGGTGGTAAGGATTCAATGAGTGGAACGTATCAGGATCTGAATGTTCCGCCAACGTTGATTTCTTTCGCTTGTGCTAACGGAGAAAAGAAAAACATTATCTCTCCTGAATTTAAAAATGCAGGAAACAAAGTATATTTCTTCAATCATATCGCTCAGGAAAACGGACTTCCGAATTATGATGCTTTGAAAGGAATTTATGAATTCATTTTCGAAAACATCAAAGCCGGAAAAATCGTTTCCGTTAAAACCATCAAAGAAGGCGGAGCAGCTGTAGCTTTGGCAAAAATGAGCTTCGGAAACAGATTAGGTGCTGAAATTACGGTTGCAGAAGATGCTTTATTAGCTAAAAATATCGGAAGCTTAATCATCGAATCTAAAGAAGAATTAAGTTCTGCAAATCTTCAGTTAATCGGAAAAGTGGTTACGGATGAAGTTTTAACGATCAACCAACAACCAATCGCGATCAATAAACTTTTAGCAGCCAATACCAATACGTTTGAGAATCTTTTCCCAACGATAGAAAAAGAAAAAATGACGGTTGAAATCGATGAGAATTTAAACTCAATCAACCCGAGAAATATCATTATTAAAAAACACGGAATCGCCCAGCCGAAAGTATTTGCTCCGGTATTCCCTGGAACCAACTGCGAATATGATACTTTAAATGCATTTGCAAAAGAAGGGGCAATTGTAAGCAGCCTTCCGTTAAAAAACATTAGTCACCAGCTGCTTGATGAAAGTATTGATGCATGGGTGGAAGAGATCAGAACTTCCCAGATTCTTGCCTTCTCAGGAGGTTTCTCGGCAGGTGACGAACCGGATGGTTCTGCGAAATTCATCGTCAACGTTCTGAAAAATGAAAAGATGAGAAACGCTGTTCACGAATTGCTGGACAGAGATGGAATGATCATAGGGATCTGTAACGGTTTCCAGGCTTTGGTTAAATCCGGTCTGCTACCTTATGGAAGAATCAAAGATCTGGATGAAAATTCTCCGACGCTTGCTCACAATGCGATCAGAAGACATATTTCCCAGATGGTGAATGTAAAAGTTGTTAATGATGAATCACCTTGGTTAAAAGGAATGAAAGACCAGGTATTTACTATTCCGATTTCTCACGGTGAAGGCCGTTTCATGGCTTCAGAAGCGGAAATCCAAAAATTATATGAAAACGGACAGATTGCAACGCAGTATTTGGATTTAGAAGGAAATATTGCTCACGGAATGCCGTTCAACCCTAATAATTCATTGTTCGGAATTGAAGGTGTTACCAGTCCGGACGGGAAAATTTTTGGTAGAATGGGACACCCGGAACGTTTTGCACAAGGGTTAATGAAAAACATACCGACCGCGAATTACCACAATATATTTAAAAATGGAGTGGAATACTTCAAATAAAAATAACAGAAAAGTGATCGTCATTAATGGCGGTCACTTTTCAAATCTGGAAGGATTCTACAATGAGGTATCTTCCATGCTGATGAAAGATACTGACTGGAAAGTGGGAACTCTGGACGGCTTCGATGATATTCTGTATGGCGGTTTTGGAGTGTTCGGGAATGGAGAAGAATTAGAAATTATCTGGAAAGAATCCCAAAAATCAAAAAAAGATCTCGGTTTTGAAGCAACCCGTGATTTTTACGAAAACAAGATCAGGCAGGGAAAACCTTTCAATATCCAATTGATAAAGCAAAAACTGGATGAACTGACTTCAGGAAGAGGACAGACCCTATTTGAAATTTTAGTTGAAATTATAGAATCCCACAAAAATATTAAGCTAATTTTGGATTGATTTAAAATTAGTCATGATTAAAATATAAGAGACACCAATTATTAAATGAAAAAAATGATTTACGGGCTGTTCTTCGGAGACAGCATCACGTATGGAGAATATGACGGAGTATTCGGAGGCTGGGTAGATATTCTTAAAAGATATGCCTTGCAGCAGTTTCATGAAGGAAAGAATGAGCTGATCCTTTTTAACCTTGGAATCGGAGGTGAAACGACAGAAGGTTTATTGAAAAGGATGCCTTATGAACTGGCAGCCAGAAATTCAGCGGAAGGAAATATTATTTTTATTGGTTACGGAGCCAATGACCTTGCCAAAAAAGGTGGAATTCATATGGTAAATCCTGATCAATTCATGAGTAATATCAACGAAGCTGTTCGTCATGCAAAACAATATGCTCATGATATTTACCTGGTCAGCATTCTTCCCGTTTCTCAAAAGGTAGATGGGATAGAAAGCGCGGCGGGAAAGTTAAGAACCAATGAAGAAGTTCTGGTTTATAATCAGATTCTTAAAGATATTGCTTTTGAAAATTCACTGCATTATATTGATTTTTACACAACTGTTGTAGAGGATAAGGAGATTTTGCTTTCCGCGGACGGTGTTCATCCCAACGAAAAAGGCTACGGCATAATGGCTGAAACGGCTATATCCATCATAGAAAAATATTTGTAATGGCTTATCTGTTTTCCTATGGAACCTTGCAGAAAGAAGAGGTTCAGATTGAGACATTCGGCAGGATTCTGAGAGGTGGAAAAGATATTCTTGCAGGGTATAAATTGGGTAGAGTAGAGATCACAGATCCCGAAGTTTTACGCAAAAGCAACCAGCAGTATCACCCCATTTTAGAGTTTTCAGGTAATACTGAAGATGAGGTAGAAGGAATCCTTTTTCAAGTTACAGACCAGGAAATTCTGCAGGCCGATGAATACGAAGTAGATGACTATAAAAGAATAGAAACGGTTTTCAAGTCAGGGAAAGTTGGGTTTATTTATGTTGGAAAATAAATTTATCTTAGTGTGGTGAAATATTGATTTTATTTGTTAGTTTTATACTTACAAATACAAGAAACATTATGAAAAATCTAAAAAAACTAAAAAGGCAGGAACTGAAAAACGTGAAAGGAGGAATAGGTCCGTCTTTAATAATCTATCCGACGGACGAAAATGGATATTGCAGCACTCCGCCATATATTTCTTACTGTGCAAAATTTGATGGCTGTATGACCTCAGAGTCCTGGGATAAATACTGTTCTTAAAAATATAAGCATTCCTTCGGGAGTGCTTTTTTATTGGAAAATATACTTCCAGTAAACCATTATTCCCGTAATGATTGATGCAATGGTCATCAAAAGAACAGCTCCTGCAGAAATATCCTTAATAAAGCCAATTCTTTTGTCAAAATCAGGCTGAATGATATCACATATCCTCTCGATTGCAGTATTGAAAATTTCAGCACTTAAAACACCTGCTGAAGCCAGAAGAACCAGTACGGTATCAAATACCGAAAGCCTGAAATAGAAAATGAGGATGAGGTTGATAAAAAAAGCTGCGATCTCTATCTGAAAATTTCTCTCCGTTTTCAGCATCAGCAAAATACCGCGGAAAGCGTTTAAAAAACTTTTGTGGATAGGCGGTTTTTGCATAGCTCATTTTTAGCAAAGATAGGATTTGTATTTTGATGAATCCGGATATCCGGGAAATGTTTTTGTAAGATGATATCCACCCGGAAATGAAAA
Protein-coding sequences here:
- a CDS encoding bacteriocin-like protein, whose product is MKNLKKLKRQELKNVKGGIGPSLIIYPTDENGYCSTPPYISYCAKFDGCMTSESWDKYCS
- a CDS encoding SGNH/GDSL hydrolase family protein; amino-acid sequence: MKKMIYGLFFGDSITYGEYDGVFGGWVDILKRYALQQFHEGKNELILFNLGIGGETTEGLLKRMPYELAARNSAEGNIIFIGYGANDLAKKGGIHMVNPDQFMSNINEAVRHAKQYAHDIYLVSILPVSQKVDGIESAAGKLRTNEEVLVYNQILKDIAFENSLHYIDFYTTVVEDKEILLSADGVHPNEKGYGIMAETAISIIEKYL
- a CDS encoding gamma-glutamylcyclotransferase family protein codes for the protein MAYLFSYGTLQKEEVQIETFGRILRGGKDILAGYKLGRVEITDPEVLRKSNQQYHPILEFSGNTEDEVEGILFQVTDQEILQADEYEVDDYKRIETVFKSGKVGFIYVGK
- a CDS encoding phosphoribosylformylglycinamidine synthase; this encodes MSNNKRIFVEKRGIFDVESPKIFDEVKAVIPLIQNVKVYNVYDIFGLNNGEFEKVVNSTFVDPVTDILHTENPAEGIFFAMEFLPGQYDQRADSAQQCIALLTENEKSKVRSGKLIEFEGVSESDLAKIKDLLINKVESQEKDLSILDIPADEIPSKVLVHDHFINFDDADLESFYNSHGFALGLDDLKFIQEYFKSEQRNPTETELKVLDTYWSDHCRHTTFETQLSDIQFEGDFKHTLETIFNDYIEKRKFLGRELKPISLMDLATVCGRYFHKTGNLENLVVSDEINACTIQIEAEYDGKKEPWYLLFKNETHNHPTEIEPFGGASTCLGGAIRDPLSGRSFVFQAMRLTGAADVLESVDKTLPGKLPQKTITKQAANGYSSYGNQIGLATTMVSEIYDEGYKAKRMEVGFVTGAVPVDWVRREKPENGDSIIILGGATGRDGVGGASGSSKEQDETSIHTMSSEVQKGNAVEERKIQRLFRNPEVTRLIKKSNDFGAGGVSVAIGEIADSLEVNLDVLPLKYEGLNGTELAISESQERMAVVVDPKDKEKFIKFCEDENIVAVEVAKVTDSGRMQMFWKGDKIVDLSRAFLDTNGCSKSQEVKITHLNEVKEETPAFNEENFLKILGDKNVASQKGLLEMFDSSIGATTVAMPLGGKYQQTLMEGSVQTLPIIGAKDIETVSLASWGFDAEISKQNSLLGASYAVVESVAKIVAMGGDYKNIRFSFQEYFEKLGQNPEKWGKPLASLLGAYDAQINFGLAAIGGKDSMSGTYQDLNVPPTLISFACANGEKKNIISPEFKNAGNKVYFFNHIAQENGLPNYDALKGIYEFIFENIKAGKIVSVKTIKEGGAAVALAKMSFGNRLGAEITVAEDALLAKNIGSLIIESKEELSSANLQLIGKVVTDEVLTINQQPIAINKLLAANTNTFENLFPTIEKEKMTVEIDENLNSINPRNIIIKKHGIAQPKVFAPVFPGTNCEYDTLNAFAKEGAIVSSLPLKNISHQLLDESIDAWVEEIRTSQILAFSGGFSAGDEPDGSAKFIVNVLKNEKMRNAVHELLDRDGMIIGICNGFQALVKSGLLPYGRIKDLDENSPTLAHNAIRRHISQMVNVKVVNDESPWLKGMKDQVFTIPISHGEGRFMASEAEIQKLYENGQIATQYLDLEGNIAHGMPFNPNNSLFGIEGVTSPDGKIFGRMGHPERFAQGLMKNIPTANYHNIFKNGVEYFK
- a CDS encoding ribonuclease inhibitor; this translates as MEWNTSNKNNRKVIVINGGHFSNLEGFYNEVSSMLMKDTDWKVGTLDGFDDILYGGFGVFGNGEELEIIWKESQKSKKDLGFEATRDFYENKIRQGKPFNIQLIKQKLDELTSGRGQTLFEILVEIIESHKNIKLILD
- a CDS encoding diacylglycerol kinase family protein; translated protein: MQKPPIHKSFLNAFRGILLMLKTERNFQIEIAAFFINLILIFYFRLSVFDTVLVLLASAGVLSAEIFNTAIERICDIIQPDFDKRIGFIKDISAGAVLLMTIASIITGIMVYWKYIFQ